A single region of the Mycobacterium avium subsp. avium genome encodes:
- a CDS encoding inositol-3-phosphate synthase: MSDHQPPQAEDAQSEVRVAIVGVGNCASSLVQGVQYYFDADENSTVPGLMHVKFGQYHVRDVKFVAAFDVDAKKVGFDLSEAIFASENNTIKIADVPPTNVTVQRGPTLDGIGKYYADTIEVSDAEPVDVVQVLKEAKADVLVSYLPVGSEEADKFYAQCAIDAGVAFVNALPVFIASDPVWAKKFTDAGVPIVGDDIKSQIGATITHRVMAKLFEDRGVQLDRTMQLNVGGNMDFLNMLERERLESKKISKTQAVTSNLQREFKTKDVHIGPSDHVSWLDDRKWAYVRLEGRAFGDVPLNLEYKLEVWDSPNSAGVIIDAVRAAKIAKDRGIGGPVIPASAYLMKSPPQQLPDDVARTQLEEFIIGG; this comes from the coding sequence ATGAGTGATCACCAACCGCCGCAGGCGGAAGACGCGCAGTCGGAGGTACGAGTCGCCATCGTCGGCGTCGGTAACTGCGCATCTTCGCTCGTCCAGGGCGTGCAGTACTACTTCGACGCCGACGAGAACAGCACCGTGCCCGGCCTGATGCACGTGAAGTTCGGCCAGTACCACGTCCGCGACGTCAAGTTCGTCGCCGCGTTCGACGTGGACGCCAAGAAGGTCGGCTTCGACCTGTCCGAGGCGATCTTCGCGTCGGAGAACAACACCATCAAGATCGCCGACGTGCCGCCCACCAACGTCACGGTGCAGCGCGGCCCGACGCTGGACGGCATCGGCAAGTACTACGCCGACACCATCGAGGTGTCCGACGCCGAGCCGGTCGACGTGGTCCAGGTGCTCAAGGAGGCCAAGGCCGACGTGCTGGTGTCCTACCTGCCGGTGGGTTCGGAGGAGGCCGACAAGTTCTACGCCCAGTGCGCCATCGACGCCGGTGTGGCGTTCGTCAACGCGCTGCCGGTGTTCATCGCCTCGGACCCGGTGTGGGCCAAGAAGTTCACCGACGCCGGCGTGCCGATCGTCGGCGACGACATCAAGAGCCAGATCGGCGCGACCATCACCCACCGGGTGATGGCCAAGCTGTTCGAGGACCGCGGCGTGCAGCTGGACCGCACCATGCAGCTCAACGTCGGCGGCAACATGGACTTCCTCAACATGCTCGAGCGGGAGCGGCTGGAGTCCAAGAAGATCTCCAAGACCCAGGCCGTCACCAGCAACCTGCAGCGCGAGTTCAAGACCAAGGACGTGCACATCGGCCCGTCCGACCACGTCAGCTGGCTCGACGACCGCAAGTGGGCCTACGTCCGGCTGGAAGGCCGGGCCTTCGGCGACGTGCCGCTGAACCTGGAGTACAAGCTCGAGGTGTGGGACTCGCCGAACTCCGCGGGCGTCATCATCGACGCGGTGCGGGCGGCCAAGATCGCCAAGGACCGCGGCATCGGCGGCCCGGTGATCCCGGCGTCGGCGTACCTGATGAAGAGCCCGCCGCAGCAGCTGCCCGACGACGTCGCGCGCACCCAGCTCGAAGAGTTCATCATCGGCGGCTAG
- a CDS encoding PadR family transcriptional regulator, producing the protein MLELAILGLLIESPMHGYELRKRLTGLLGAFRAFSYGSLYPALRRMQAEGLIAEDAAPAGTPVRRARRVYQLTDEGRRRFGELVADTGPHNYTDDGFGVHLAFFNRTPAEARMRILEGRRRQVEERREGLREAVARASSSFDRYTRQLHQLGLESSEREVKWLNELIAAERAMPGLSEQT; encoded by the coding sequence TTGCTGGAGCTCGCCATCCTGGGTCTCCTGATCGAGTCGCCCATGCACGGCTACGAGTTACGCAAACGGCTGACCGGTTTACTCGGTGCGTTCCGGGCGTTTTCGTACGGTTCGCTCTACCCCGCCCTGCGGCGCATGCAGGCCGAAGGGTTGATCGCCGAGGACGCCGCGCCGGCCGGGACGCCTGTCCGGCGGGCCCGCCGCGTCTACCAGCTGACCGACGAGGGCCGTCGGCGCTTCGGTGAGCTGGTGGCCGACACCGGCCCCCACAACTACACCGACGACGGCTTCGGGGTACACCTGGCCTTCTTCAACCGGACTCCGGCAGAGGCGCGGATGCGCATTCTGGAAGGTCGCCGCCGCCAGGTCGAGGAAAGGCGGGAAGGTCTGCGCGAAGCAGTGGCGCGGGCCAGTAGCTCGTTCGACCGCTACACCCGCCAACTTCACCAATTGGGGCTCGAGTCCAGTGAGCGCGAAGTCAAGTGGCTCAACGAGCTCATTGCTGCGGAGCGGGCGATGCCCGGCCTCTCCGAGCAAACGTAA
- a CDS encoding DUF1707 SHOCT-like domain-containing protein, with amino-acid sequence MAKWLGTPPAGTAPPSGRASTRAKDSDRQSTCTILDNALNDGELSAEEHRERVSAATRAVTLGDLQTLVCDLQTGPQPPALDPSPPSGRVRGWGTLAAAFVVSVLLGIGIGWGLYGNTSSPLDFTSDPGAKPDGVNAVVLTPPTQLHSVGGLTGLLEQMRKRFGSTLGYRLVIYPTYAALDRPDPSDDRRVLAYTYRGGWGDPTSSAKSSSDGPVLVDLSKFDVTAAVGIMRGAPETLRMKPSDVKTSYLIVEPATDPTTPGALSLSVYVSSDYGGGYIAFTGDGTVKQMNLPT; translated from the coding sequence GTGGCGAAATGGCTCGGGACACCACCCGCCGGCACCGCGCCGCCGTCCGGCCGGGCGAGCACCCGCGCCAAGGACAGCGACCGGCAAAGCACCTGCACCATCCTCGACAACGCGCTCAACGACGGCGAGCTGTCCGCCGAGGAACATCGGGAACGCGTCAGCGCGGCCACCAGGGCGGTGACGCTGGGCGACCTGCAGACCCTGGTGTGCGATCTGCAAACCGGGCCGCAGCCGCCCGCCCTCGACCCGTCACCGCCGTCGGGGCGGGTGCGCGGCTGGGGGACGCTGGCCGCCGCCTTCGTGGTGTCGGTGCTGCTCGGCATCGGCATCGGCTGGGGGTTGTACGGCAACACCAGCTCGCCGCTGGACTTCACCAGCGACCCCGGCGCCAAACCCGACGGCGTCAACGCCGTGGTGCTCACGCCGCCGACCCAGCTGCACTCGGTCGGCGGGCTGACCGGGCTGCTCGAACAGATGCGCAAACGGTTCGGCAGCACCCTCGGCTACCGGCTGGTGATCTACCCGACCTACGCGGCGCTGGACCGTCCGGACCCGTCCGACGACCGCCGGGTGCTGGCCTACACCTACCGCGGCGGCTGGGGCGATCCGACCAGCTCGGCCAAGAGCTCCTCGGACGGTCCCGTCCTGGTGGACTTGAGCAAATTCGACGTCACCGCCGCGGTGGGCATCATGCGCGGCGCCCCCGAAACCCTGCGGATGAAACCGTCCGACGTCAAAACCAGCTACCTGATCGTCGAACCGGCGACGGACCCGACGACCCCCGGCGCGCTGTCGCTGTCGGTGTACGTCTCCAGCGACTACGGCGGCGGCTACATCGCCTTCACCGGTGACGGCACCGTCAAGCAGATGAATTTGCCCACGTAA
- a CDS encoding sugar phosphate isomerase/epimerase family protein: MTGAHKRLSVHNVTFYGAPAAELQAHWAALGVSRLSILDNQLLDPQLPMLLGRNDYTVEAVYHLFAGGRLTSDPGAAREALIAVIDAAASVGAHTVYLLTGGRAGLTWPQAAERFAAMVAPCAVRAKAAGVVLAIENASSLYADIHIAHTLRDTVALAEMSGLGICIDLFHCWAEGDFEAQLPRALPRTALIQLSDYVLGDRALPGRAVPGDGAIPIEAFVAQALATGYAHGFDLELIGPRIEREGRLESARRACDVVGAMLDKLGG; encoded by the coding sequence ATGACGGGCGCACACAAACGGCTGTCCGTGCACAACGTCACGTTCTATGGCGCGCCGGCGGCCGAGCTGCAAGCACATTGGGCGGCGCTGGGGGTGTCCCGGCTGAGCATCCTGGACAACCAGCTGCTCGATCCGCAGTTGCCAATGCTGTTGGGGCGCAACGACTACACCGTCGAAGCGGTGTACCACCTGTTCGCCGGTGGCCGCCTGACCAGCGACCCCGGCGCCGCCCGGGAGGCGCTGATTGCGGTCATCGACGCCGCCGCGAGCGTAGGCGCGCACACCGTCTACCTGCTCACCGGGGGCCGTGCCGGGCTCACCTGGCCGCAGGCCGCCGAGCGGTTCGCCGCCATGGTCGCGCCGTGCGCCGTGCGGGCGAAGGCGGCGGGCGTGGTACTGGCGATCGAGAACGCGTCCAGCCTGTACGCCGACATCCACATCGCGCACACGTTGCGCGACACCGTCGCCCTGGCCGAGATGAGCGGCCTGGGAATCTGCATCGACCTGTTCCACTGTTGGGCCGAAGGGGATTTCGAGGCGCAGCTGCCGCGGGCGCTGCCGCGCACCGCGCTCATCCAGTTGAGCGACTACGTGCTCGGCGACCGCGCGCTGCCGGGCCGAGCCGTGCCCGGCGACGGCGCCATCCCGATCGAGGCGTTCGTCGCGCAGGCGCTCGCGACGGGCTACGCCCACGGCTTCGACCTGGAACTCATCGGCCCCCGCATCGAGCGGGAGGGCCGGCTCGAATCCGCCCGCCGCGCTTGCGATGTCGTCGGCGCGATGCTGGACAAGCTGGGTGGGTGA
- a CDS encoding alpha/beta fold hydrolase yields the protein MTDVSEDELAGLSEFALLHENVEQAGVSGPLPEVARVESGSGDAKVSALRWGSTDPRIVFVHGGGQNAHTWDTVIVGVGEPALAVDLPGHGHSAWRADGDYSPQLNADALLPMLREHAAGADLVVGMSLGGLTAIRLGAVAPDLVKELVLIDVTPSALQRHSEMTKEQQGTVALMHGEREFDSFQAMLDLTIAAAPHREVKALRRGVFHNSRKLDNGKWTWRYDAIRKFPDFDGLWADVDALSAPVTLVRGGSSGFVSDEDAAELSRRAKHFRTAHVVANSGHSVQSDQPRALIDILRGVLDGR from the coding sequence GTGACCGACGTATCTGAGGACGAACTGGCGGGCCTGTCCGAATTCGCGCTGTTGCACGAAAACGTCGAGCAGGCCGGGGTATCCGGTCCCCTGCCCGAGGTCGCCCGGGTCGAATCGGGCAGCGGCGACGCCAAAGTCAGCGCGCTGCGCTGGGGCAGCACCGACCCCCGCATCGTGTTCGTGCACGGCGGCGGGCAAAACGCGCACACCTGGGACACGGTGATCGTCGGCGTCGGCGAGCCCGCGCTGGCGGTCGACCTTCCCGGACACGGACACTCCGCCTGGCGCGCGGACGGCGACTACTCGCCGCAGCTGAACGCCGACGCCCTACTGCCGATGCTGCGCGAGCACGCCGCCGGCGCCGACCTCGTCGTCGGCATGTCGCTGGGCGGGCTGACCGCGATCCGGCTGGGCGCCGTCGCACCCGATCTGGTCAAGGAACTGGTGCTGATCGACGTCACCCCCTCGGCGCTGCAACGGCATTCCGAGATGACCAAGGAGCAGCAGGGCACGGTAGCGCTGATGCACGGCGAACGCGAGTTCGACAGCTTCCAGGCCATGCTGGACCTGACGATCGCCGCGGCGCCGCACCGCGAGGTGAAGGCGCTGCGCCGCGGGGTGTTCCACAACTCGCGCAAGCTGGACAACGGCAAATGGACGTGGCGCTACGACGCCATCCGCAAATTCCCGGACTTCGACGGCCTGTGGGCGGACGTCGACGCCCTGTCCGCGCCGGTCACCCTGGTCCGCGGCGGTTCCTCGGGCTTCGTCAGCGACGAGGACGCGGCCGAGCTGAGCCGTCGCGCAAAGCATTTCCGCACCGCGCACGTGGTGGCGAACTCGGGGCACTCCGTGCAGAGCGACCAGCCGCGCGCGCTGATCGACATCCTGCGTGGGGTGCTCGACGGGCGCTGA
- a CDS encoding DUF5318 family protein, whose translation MRLQRQVVDYALRRRSLLAEVYSGRTGVSEVCDANPYLLRAAKFHGKPSQIMCPICRKEQLTLVSWVFGEHLGPVSGSARTAEELVMLATRFEEFAVHVVEVCRTCSWNHLVKSYVLGAARPAPPPRGTRTTTRTARNGARTATE comes from the coding sequence GTGCGACTGCAGCGACAGGTGGTGGATTACGCGCTCCGGCGGCGCTCCCTGCTGGCCGAGGTGTACTCCGGCCGCACCGGCGTGTCCGAGGTGTGCGACGCGAACCCGTATCTGCTGCGCGCCGCCAAGTTTCACGGGAAACCCAGCCAGATCATGTGCCCCATCTGCCGCAAGGAGCAGCTGACGCTGGTGTCGTGGGTGTTCGGCGAACACCTGGGCCCCGTGTCGGGCTCGGCGCGCACCGCCGAGGAGCTGGTGATGCTGGCAACCCGTTTCGAGGAGTTCGCGGTCCACGTGGTGGAGGTCTGCCGAACCTGCAGCTGGAATCACCTCGTCAAGTCATATGTGCTCGGTGCGGCGCGCCCGGCGCCTCCGCCCAGGGGCACCCGGACGACTACGCGGACGGCGCGCAACGGCGCCCGCACGGCCACTGAATGA
- a CDS encoding sulfotransferase family protein — MTTPLDAAEMLAAAEAETGLHDYGDPTLPQRFTVAVEHLNALGLDADGRFEAAQVCRWLLTSRLELIEDRNRYPIGAEVVEAPMFVTGEPRSGTTLMHALMSVDPHARALRFWEVMYPSPPPGLAGPDDDRRARADADWREINARMPKWLHSHPYNDMLGDGLPEDERTWAFDFRVMTPTAWWRVPMQSLVAGLPTDPAAQYRLHKAMLQQLQYNRPRKYWVLKGFHGFRLKELFDTYPDARMVWLHRDPVQVAASRTMMMADIAEGMVGAVDLHAEAKKHLEMTRASIANTMTNPLVDDPRILHLRYTDFIADHVGAVRRYYAFCGRELTAEAESAMRAYLADNPGDRYGKFRYSTQLLTDIGEDLDALHAEFRPFRQRFGVPIENRG; from the coding sequence GTGACAACGCCTTTGGACGCCGCCGAGATGCTCGCGGCCGCCGAGGCGGAGACCGGGCTGCACGACTACGGCGATCCGACGTTGCCGCAACGCTTCACCGTCGCCGTCGAACACCTGAACGCCCTGGGGCTGGACGCCGACGGCCGCTTCGAAGCCGCGCAGGTGTGTCGCTGGCTGCTGACCTCCCGCCTGGAACTCATCGAGGACCGCAACCGCTACCCGATCGGGGCCGAGGTGGTCGAGGCGCCGATGTTCGTCACCGGTGAACCTCGTTCGGGCACAACGCTTATGCACGCGCTGATGTCGGTCGACCCGCACGCGCGGGCGTTGCGGTTCTGGGAGGTGATGTACCCGTCGCCGCCGCCGGGGCTGGCGGGGCCCGACGACGACCGCCGGGCGCGGGCGGACGCCGACTGGCGTGAGATCAACGCGAGGATGCCGAAGTGGCTGCACAGCCACCCCTACAACGACATGCTGGGCGACGGCCTGCCCGAAGACGAACGCACCTGGGCGTTCGACTTCCGGGTGATGACGCCCACCGCGTGGTGGCGGGTGCCGATGCAGTCGCTGGTCGCCGGCCTGCCCACCGACCCGGCCGCGCAGTACCGGCTGCACAAGGCGATGCTGCAACAGCTGCAATACAACAGGCCGCGAAAGTATTGGGTGCTGAAGGGCTTTCATGGGTTTCGGCTCAAGGAGCTGTTCGACACCTACCCCGATGCGCGGATGGTGTGGCTGCACCGCGACCCCGTCCAGGTCGCCGCGTCGCGCACCATGATGATGGCCGACATCGCCGAGGGCATGGTCGGGGCGGTCGACCTGCACGCAGAGGCGAAGAAGCACCTCGAGATGACCCGGGCCAGCATCGCCAACACGATGACCAATCCCCTGGTCGACGATCCGCGCATCCTGCACCTGCGCTACACCGACTTCATCGCCGATCATGTTGGGGCCGTGCGGCGTTATTACGCGTTCTGCGGGCGCGAGCTCACGGCCGAGGCCGAGTCGGCGATGCGGGCCTACCTGGCCGACAACCCCGGCGACCGGTACGGAAAATTCCGCTATTCCACGCAATTGCTGACCGACATCGGCGAGGACCTCGACGCGCTGCACGCCGAATTCCGGCCGTTCCGGCAGCGGTTCGGCGTCCCGATCGAAAACCGGGGCTGA
- a CDS encoding DUF1214 domain-containing protein: protein MAFGDGPHDAALRAAWTEFCARLQRAGERAFKDHNPASGPHRVDAFRFLTQNLGQAFDLALETRDTNYPVLHSFCGPTRKLGGDCADFTYQQAWIDGRSTYRITGTRGTSRFFNVTVQGRRTPGEGVLHEPFGDTPQANLFGQQLRVGADGRFELYVGGAERGHNWLPTTPESRKLFIRQGFDRWDEAPAQLRIERVDMAVPKPLPTPGEMVEAMRWAGDFVTGLMSDWPEYPFRHGGVDAESPNTFPRAAATDADGKRGRAAANMYWELAPDEALIVEFDAHPGLWMFTNMGVFFNSMDYLYRPVSYTPSRTTVDGDGRIRLVMAHRDPGVHNWLDTQGFERGNLTYRHMLEGEPAVLDTRVVGHDELLDALPKDTVMVTPSQRADAMWERFRGIRRRYVL, encoded by the coding sequence ATGGCCTTCGGTGACGGCCCGCACGACGCGGCGCTGCGGGCGGCGTGGACCGAATTCTGCGCCCGGCTGCAACGCGCGGGCGAGCGGGCCTTCAAAGACCACAACCCGGCCTCCGGACCGCATCGGGTCGACGCCTTCCGGTTCCTGACCCAAAACCTCGGGCAGGCCTTCGATCTGGCCCTGGAGACCCGCGACACCAATTATCCTGTGCTGCACAGTTTCTGCGGCCCCACCCGCAAGCTGGGCGGCGACTGCGCCGACTTCACCTACCAGCAGGCGTGGATCGACGGGCGGTCCACCTACCGGATCACCGGCACCCGCGGCACCTCGCGCTTCTTCAACGTCACCGTGCAGGGACGGCGCACGCCCGGAGAGGGTGTGCTGCATGAACCCTTCGGCGACACACCGCAGGCCAATCTGTTCGGCCAGCAACTCCGCGTCGGCGCCGACGGCCGCTTCGAGCTGTACGTCGGCGGAGCCGAGCGTGGGCACAACTGGCTGCCCACCACGCCCGAATCCCGAAAACTGTTCATCCGCCAGGGTTTCGACCGCTGGGACGAAGCGCCCGCGCAGCTGCGCATCGAACGCGTCGACATGGCCGTCCCCAAACCGTTGCCCACACCCGGCGAAATGGTCGAGGCGATGCGGTGGGCGGGCGATTTCGTCACCGGGCTGATGTCGGACTGGCCGGAATACCCGTTCCGCCACGGCGGGGTCGACGCCGAGAGCCCGAACACCTTCCCCCGGGCCGCCGCGACCGACGCCGACGGCAAGCGCGGTCGAGCCGCCGCCAACATGTACTGGGAACTGGCGCCCGACGAGGCGCTGATCGTCGAATTCGACGCCCACCCCGGATTGTGGATGTTCACCAACATGGGCGTCTTCTTCAACAGCATGGACTACCTGTACCGCCCGGTCAGCTACACACCGAGCCGCACCACCGTCGACGGCGACGGACGCATCCGGCTGGTCATGGCCCATCGCGATCCCGGCGTGCACAACTGGCTGGACACCCAGGGTTTCGAGCGCGGCAACCTGACCTACCGGCACATGCTGGAGGGCGAACCCGCCGTGCTGGACACCCGGGTGGTCGGGCACGACGAGCTGCTCGACGCCCTGCCGAAAGACACCGTGATGGTGACGCCGTCGCAGCGCGCCGACGCGATGTGGGAACGCTTCCGCGGCATTCGCCGCCGCTACGTGCTGTAG
- a CDS encoding LLM class flavin-dependent oxidoreductase, with product MTVQPAAFLRTTLPLDLSRLDEFDSGRYHSVWLPDHMVSFWPDSIWAPEFTDLATASASPHRHLDGLAVAAAAAVLTERVPLVSAVVDTVRRHPALLAQTALTLDHLSKGRFILGLGSGESENTVPYGFDFARPVSRFEEALRVIRLLWDTDGPVDFNGEFYSLHQARLDTEPYHDRLPPIWIGASGPRMLDIAGRYADGWWPAGAWTPEHYAEMLGAVRVSAERAGRDPMAITPCFIQVCLIGEDDDALAEILRAPLVKAFLLQVSAKTLGEFGFDHPMGDGWRGFQDIDPAALGRDRIVEFLHRVRPEMVLAVVPHGTPKQVAKIVKSYVDAGLRVPKILDYGAMAGLSHAQSSAANVRATEDELMRLCRDGS from the coding sequence ATGACCGTTCAGCCCGCGGCGTTCCTGCGCACCACGCTGCCCCTCGACCTGTCCCGGCTCGACGAGTTCGACAGCGGGCGCTACCACTCCGTCTGGCTGCCCGACCACATGGTCAGCTTCTGGCCCGACTCGATCTGGGCGCCCGAATTCACCGATCTGGCCACGGCCTCCGCCTCGCCGCACCGGCACCTGGACGGGCTCGCGGTCGCGGCCGCGGCGGCAGTGCTGACCGAGCGGGTGCCGCTGGTCAGCGCCGTGGTCGACACCGTGCGCCGCCATCCCGCCCTGCTCGCGCAGACCGCATTGACCCTCGACCACCTGTCCAAGGGTCGCTTCATTCTCGGCCTGGGCAGCGGCGAAAGCGAAAACACCGTGCCCTACGGCTTCGATTTCGCCCGTCCCGTCAGCCGCTTCGAGGAAGCCCTGCGGGTGATCCGGCTGCTCTGGGACACCGACGGCCCGGTCGACTTCAACGGCGAGTTCTACTCGCTGCACCAGGCCCGCCTGGACACCGAGCCCTACCACGACCGGCTGCCGCCGATCTGGATCGGCGCCAGCGGCCCCCGGATGCTCGACATCGCCGGCCGGTACGCCGACGGGTGGTGGCCGGCCGGGGCGTGGACACCCGAGCACTATGCCGAGATGCTCGGCGCGGTACGGGTTTCCGCCGAGCGTGCCGGGCGCGATCCGATGGCGATCACCCCGTGCTTCATCCAGGTGTGCCTGATCGGGGAGGACGACGACGCCCTCGCCGAGATCCTGCGCGCTCCCCTGGTCAAGGCGTTCCTGCTGCAGGTGTCGGCGAAGACCCTGGGCGAGTTCGGGTTTGACCACCCGATGGGCGATGGCTGGCGCGGATTCCAGGACATCGACCCGGCGGCACTGGGCAGGGACCGCATCGTGGAGTTCCTGCACCGGGTGCGACCCGAGATGGTGTTGGCGGTCGTCCCGCACGGCACACCCAAGCAGGTCGCCAAGATCGTCAAGAGCTACGTGGACGCCGGGCTGCGGGTACCCAAGATCCTGGACTACGGCGCCATGGCCGGCCTGAGCCACGCGCAGAGTTCGGCGGCCAACGTGCGGGCCACCGAGGACGAACTCATGCGGCTGTGCAGAGACGGGTCGTGA